A single genomic interval of Deinococcus multiflagellatus harbors:
- a CDS encoding aspartate aminotransferase family protein: MTATQSKWLDAELKYDSGVYNKHHVVMTRGLGATVWDESGRSYIDCVAGYGVANIGHSHPDVVRAVKEQVDRLIVMPQTLPNDKRAEFLQELVGMLPQGLERVFLCNSGTEAMEAAKKFAITATGRQRFVSMKRGFSGRSLGALAFTWEPKYREPFGDAVDNKNVDFVSYGNLEELRAAITDQTAAVIMEPVQGEGGVRPASAEFIQEARRLTKEKGALLILDEIQTGFCRTGKMFATEHYGVTPDAMTLAKAMAGGLPIGALAMTAEVADRMPAGGHGTTFGGNPLSMAAGVAALRAMKREGMAEQAREKGAYFMEKLRAIQSPKIREVRGLGLMIGVELKEKSAPYIHALEHDEGVLTLQATPLVVRFLPPVTISKEQIDTVIAAFERVLQNVDPRAERRAELAQGAEEKQSE, translated from the coding sequence ATGACGGCAACACAGAGCAAGTGGCTGGACGCTGAACTGAAGTACGACAGCGGCGTGTACAACAAGCACCACGTCGTGATGACCAGGGGCCTGGGCGCCACCGTCTGGGATGAATCCGGGCGCTCGTACATTGACTGCGTGGCGGGCTACGGCGTGGCGAACATTGGCCACAGCCACCCGGATGTGGTGCGGGCGGTCAAGGAGCAGGTGGACCGCCTGATCGTGATGCCCCAGACGCTCCCCAACGACAAGCGCGCCGAATTCCTGCAGGAACTCGTGGGCATGCTGCCCCAGGGCCTGGAGCGCGTGTTCCTGTGCAACTCCGGCACCGAGGCGATGGAAGCGGCCAAGAAGTTTGCGATCACCGCCACCGGCCGCCAGCGCTTTGTGAGCATGAAGCGCGGCTTTTCGGGCCGCAGCCTGGGCGCACTGGCTTTCACCTGGGAACCCAAGTACCGCGAGCCGTTTGGCGACGCCGTGGACAACAAGAACGTGGACTTCGTGAGCTACGGCAACCTCGAAGAACTGCGCGCGGCCATCACGGACCAGACGGCCGCCGTGATCATGGAGCCGGTGCAGGGTGAGGGCGGCGTGCGCCCCGCCAGCGCCGAATTCATTCAGGAGGCCCGCCGCCTGACCAAAGAGAAGGGCGCCCTGCTGATTCTGGATGAAATTCAGACTGGCTTCTGCCGCACTGGCAAGATGTTCGCCACCGAGCACTACGGCGTCACCCCCGACGCCATGACGCTGGCCAAGGCGATGGCGGGCGGCCTGCCCATCGGCGCGCTGGCGATGACCGCCGAGGTGGCGGACCGCATGCCCGCTGGCGGCCACGGCACCACCTTCGGCGGCAATCCCCTGAGCATGGCCGCTGGTGTGGCGGCCCTGCGCGCCATGAAGCGCGAAGGCATGGCCGAGCAGGCTCGCGAGAAGGGCGCGTACTTCATGGAAAAGCTGCGCGCCATCCAGAGCCCCAAGATCCGCGAGGTGCGCGGCCTGGGCCTGATGATCGGGGTGGAGCTGAAAGAAAAGAGTGCGCCCTACATCCACGCGCTGGAACACGATGAAGGCGTGCTGACCCTGCAGGCCACGCCCCTGGTGGTGCGCTTCCTGCCGCCGGTGACCATCAGCAAGGAGCAGATTGACACCGTGATCGCCGCCTTTGAGCGCGTGCTGCAGAACGTGGACCCCCGCGCTGAACGCCGCGCCGAACTGGCCCAGGGCGCCGAAGAGAAGCAGAGCGAGTAA